Proteins from a single region of Haloterrigena alkaliphila:
- a CDS encoding DHH family phosphoesterase, with amino-acid sequence MGNCIICGTAVDGEICESHEEDAVFEFRGSAASQLTPGRYYRGTVDGYADFGVFVDIGAHVTGLLHRSELDQRLESLDWESGDDVFVQVLDVRDNGNVDLGWSIRQREREFRGKLIDTGDEEVLPEDVDDAGSDSAVDESEADADQSSGSAAASESASGSESQPEPEPEPESPDEVEAGELQAAADDTGPSDETSATPNAPEAVAAGSGSASVATETATTGSAPATDDAADAEPEAESALNRTTIDAIENQIGSVVRLEGEITGVRQTSGPTVFELRDETATVECAAFEEAGVRAYPDVDVDDAVVLEGEVERHHGDLQIETESLEILEGEERETVRDRLESAIEREARPAEIDLLADHEAVTAVEEDVADAATAIRRAVVEARPIVVRHGATADGYVAGAAIERAVLPLIREKHTREDAEYHYFERRPLDGRVYDMDAATSDVTSMLEARDRHGEQLPLVVVADAGSTEESVDGYDLLSLYDAETVVVDDSRADEAIVDAVSVAVAPSLAGADVSDVTSTALGANVAAHVNDDVRSDLEHLPAVSYWEDTPEAYVDLATDAGYDETALSERREAIALEAFYQSYKDKRELVIDLLFGDGEETAARDGDLAAHVSEQFRAKLDTELETARENLALRGIDGVTVAILDTDAFTHRYNFPTTPLLLDALHRRQRDQADHPFVTLGVGDDELHVRATETIDVRELGDAVREAAPNAGVSVVGGRDGHVEFLPGERDAVREAALEALGETLA; translated from the coding sequence ATGGGTAACTGTATCATCTGCGGCACAGCCGTCGACGGCGAGATCTGCGAGAGTCACGAGGAGGACGCGGTGTTCGAATTCCGTGGCTCGGCAGCCTCGCAGCTGACTCCCGGTCGGTACTACCGGGGGACCGTAGACGGCTACGCCGACTTCGGTGTCTTCGTCGACATCGGAGCCCACGTGACCGGTCTGTTGCACAGAAGCGAACTCGACCAGCGACTCGAGAGCCTCGACTGGGAGTCGGGCGACGACGTCTTCGTTCAGGTCCTCGACGTCCGGGACAACGGCAACGTCGACCTGGGCTGGTCGATCCGCCAGCGCGAACGCGAGTTCCGCGGCAAACTGATCGACACCGGCGACGAGGAGGTGCTGCCCGAGGACGTCGACGACGCCGGATCCGACTCGGCGGTCGACGAATCCGAGGCCGACGCCGACCAGTCGTCCGGTTCCGCCGCCGCGTCCGAGTCGGCGTCCGGGTCCGAGTCGCAACCCGAGCCCGAACCCGAACCCGAGTCGCCCGACGAGGTCGAGGCGGGCGAGTTGCAGGCGGCCGCCGACGACACCGGCCCGTCCGACGAGACGTCCGCGACGCCGAACGCGCCGGAGGCCGTCGCGGCCGGCAGCGGCAGCGCGTCCGTCGCCACCGAGACGGCCACCACCGGCTCGGCGCCGGCGACCGACGACGCCGCCGACGCCGAACCCGAGGCCGAATCGGCGCTCAACCGCACCACGATCGACGCCATCGAGAACCAGATCGGCAGCGTCGTCCGCCTCGAGGGCGAGATCACCGGCGTCCGCCAGACCAGCGGCCCGACGGTGTTCGAACTGCGCGACGAGACGGCCACCGTCGAGTGCGCCGCCTTCGAGGAGGCCGGCGTCCGCGCCTACCCCGACGTCGACGTCGACGACGCCGTCGTCCTCGAGGGCGAGGTCGAACGCCACCACGGCGACCTCCAGATCGAGACCGAATCCCTCGAGATCCTCGAGGGCGAGGAGCGAGAGACCGTTCGCGACCGCCTCGAGAGCGCGATCGAGCGCGAGGCCCGACCGGCCGAGATCGACCTGCTGGCCGATCACGAGGCAGTTACCGCCGTCGAGGAGGACGTCGCCGACGCCGCGACCGCGATCCGCCGGGCCGTCGTCGAGGCCCGCCCGATCGTCGTCCGCCACGGCGCGACCGCCGACGGCTACGTCGCCGGCGCCGCCATCGAGCGGGCCGTCCTCCCGCTGATCCGCGAGAAACACACCCGCGAGGACGCGGAGTACCACTACTTCGAACGACGTCCGCTCGACGGCCGCGTCTACGACATGGACGCCGCGACCAGCGACGTCACCTCGATGCTCGAGGCCCGCGACCGCCACGGCGAACAACTGCCGCTGGTCGTCGTCGCCGACGCCGGCTCGACCGAGGAGTCGGTCGACGGCTACGATCTGCTCTCACTGTACGACGCCGAGACGGTCGTCGTCGACGACAGCCGCGCCGACGAGGCGATCGTCGATGCGGTCTCCGTCGCCGTCGCGCCCTCGCTCGCCGGTGCCGACGTCTCGGACGTCACCTCGACGGCGCTCGGCGCGAACGTCGCCGCCCACGTCAACGACGACGTCCGGAGCGACCTCGAGCACCTCCCCGCGGTCAGTTACTGGGAGGACACCCCCGAGGCCTACGTCGACCTCGCGACCGACGCGGGCTACGACGAGACCGCGCTCTCCGAACGCCGCGAGGCCATCGCGCTCGAGGCCTTCTACCAGTCGTACAAGGACAAGCGCGAACTCGTGATCGACCTGCTGTTCGGCGACGGCGAGGAGACGGCCGCGCGAGACGGCGACCTCGCGGCCCACGTCTCCGAGCAGTTCCGCGCGAAACTCGACACCGAACTCGAGACGGCCCGCGAGAACCTCGCGCTTCGGGGTATCGACGGCGTGACGGTCGCGATCCTCGACACGGACGCGTTCACGCACCGGTACAACTTCCCGACGACGCCGCTGCTGCTCGACGCGCTCCACCGACGACAGCGCGATCAGGCCGACCACCCGTTCGTCACGCTCGGCGTCGGCGACGACGAGCTGCACGTCCGGGCCACCGAGACGATCGACGTCCGCGAACTCGGCGACGCCGTCCGCGAGGCGGCGCCCAACGCCGGCGTCAGCGTCGTCGGCGGCCGGGACGGGCACGTCGAGTTCCTGCCCGGCGAACGCGACGCCGTCCGCGAGGCCGCACTCGAGGCGCTCGGCGAGACGCTCGCGTAA